CGAGACCTCTTGCATCGCCAATGACCTCGTACTTCTCCTCCAGCTCCTTGAGGTACCTGTGGAGGTAGTCGCCGACCTCCTGGACGTGCGGGAGGAGCTCCTTGACTATCTCGACGACCTCAAGACCTGCGGCTATGGCAACCGGGTTGCCGCCGAAGGTCGAGGCGTGCCTGCCCGGCTTGTCGAAGGCTATATCTGCCCTGTGGACGACACCCGCTAGGGGAATTCCGCCGCCAATGGCCTTGCCGAACTGGATGGTGTCCGGAGCTATGCCAAAGTGCTCGATGGCCCAGAACTTTCCGGTTCTTCCGACACCCATCTGAACCTCGTCGTCGGCGAGGAGTATGCCGTAGTTGTCCGCCAGCTTCTTGAGCTCCTTGAAGAAGTTCTTCGGCGGGACGACGTAGCCGCCCTCACCCTGTATCGGCTCGAAGACTATGGCTCCAACCTCCTCGGGCGGGACGTGTCTAAACACGTACTCCTCGATGAACTCTATAACGCGGTTGACGAGCTCGTCCGGCTCGGCGTAACCGTCGATGTGCCAGGGGTTCCTGTAGGGGTTCGGGTAGGGTATGTGCTCGACTCCCGGCATTGTCGGGAAGAACCTGTCCTGCTGAACCCACTTGCTCGCTGTAAGGCTCAGAACGGCCTGGGTCCTGCCGTGGAAGGCGTGGTAGAAGGCGATGAACCTCTTCCTGCCGGTGCCGTACTTGACGAGCTTCATCATGGCCTCGTTGGCCTCGGCACCGCTGTTCTGGTAGACAACCTTCTTCGGGAAGTCGCCGGGGGCGAGCTCGGCGAGCTTGTTGGCGAGTGTTATAGCGTTCTCGTAGAAGAAGTCGTTGAGAGCGAAGTGGGTGAACTTCTCGGCCTGCCTTTTTATCGCCTCAACGACCCTCGGGTGGGTGTGGCCGACGTTGAGGACGCCGACGCCGCTTCCGAAGTCGTAGAGGACGTTTCCGTCAACGTCGTAGACGAGGATTCCATCCCCGTGGTCGATGACTATCGGGAGCGTCTCCGGGTCCTGGGTTGTGTAGGCGAGGGCTTCAAAGTTTTTCTCTATGATCTCTTTGGCTTTAGGCCCGGGGAGTTCTTTAACGTTCGGTCTAACCACCATCTGCATCACCGGTGGAAGATTGTGCTTCCCCTATATAAGTCTGTGTTCATCAATGAACATCTTTGACCGAAGAATTTTCGAGGAATTTGGGAAATAGTTGGCACTGTTAGTATCTTGAGACTCCGATGGGCTTTTAAGAGTTGAACCGAACTTTAATGGGTGGTGAGGTTGGCTGGAATCGATGAGAAAGTTCTTCACGATTACCTCCATGACATCGATGTTCTGTGCTCCATGGATTTTAAGATAACCCCTGCGCTCAGCCAGGAACTCTCCGAAAAGCTGAAAACTACCAACGCAAGGAAATACGTTGAGCTTCTCCCCCACAGCAAGCCGGAGGTTCTCCTATCGGAGTTTCTCTTCAAGCCGATTCTTGGTATCATTGGTGTGGAGTTCAGTCCAGAGGTAAGGCTCGACGAGAGGGGATGGGTTGACTACGTCTTCAGGAAGGGGGTTACCAATCCAGTCGCCGTTGAGCTGAAGGCAATGCACAAGACCAGCGGTAAACGGGTCAGGCTGGAGGAGCTCTACAGGAAGCTCAGAGAGGAGTTTGAGAGGACGAGGGATAATCAAATCGTCAAGTACCTCCGCTCCGGCATCGTTGATTACGTCGTGCTCACCAACCTTGAGGAGGTTTACTACTTCAACAGGGAGGCTGTGATAGAGTTCGAGCCGTTCCACAGGGAGAGCTTTGAGGAGTTCATCCGGGATTTAATAAGCATCGAAGACCTCTGGGAAGTGGCGAGGAGAAAGGAGGATAAGACACCAAAGCAGAATCTCGATAAGGAGTTCTTCGAGGATTTAAAGGGGTGGCACAGGGCGCTGTTGAAGCTCCGCTGGAAATCCGACAACCCAAGCGAGGCTATAGTGCACCTCATAAACAAGTTCATCTTCATAAGAACCCTTGAGGACTACGGTCTGATACCATTCCGCTTTGTTAGAGACGCCTACGAAGAAGCTGAGAGGAAGTGGTCTCCCAAGGGTGCGAAGAAGGTTTTGGAGGTCTTTTTCCGTGAGATAGACGACTGGTTCTACCTATACTACGACACGGAGCTCTTCCAGAAATCGGTTCTGGATTACCTCGAAGACGATAAGGAGAACATCGAGAGCTTTGACAAAAGGCTTCGCCTGATCCTCGGCCTTAAGGGCTGGGGTGGGATGTTTCAGAGGGGCCTGCTCTACTACAACTTCAGGCAGATAGATGAGGACATCTTTGGCAAGGCATACGAGACGTTTTTAGCGGAGCGGAGGAAACAGCAGGGGATATACTACACGCCAAAGGAGATAACGCAGTACATGGCCAAGAGGCTGGTGGACGAGCTTTTTGGCCCCATAAAAGACCGGCTCCTCGAAGTTCTGAGTTCTGCCCAGTTCGATGAGGATAGAGCTTGGGAACTCGCGAAAAGGCTGGTCAGTATTGCGATAATAGACCCCGCCTGTGGCTCCGGCTCGTTCCTGATAAAGGTTCTTAGGGAGATTTACAGGGTCTACGACGAGATAGAGGTCAAGACGAGATGGGCAACGGACATGAGCAACATCCTGAGCGAGCCCGAGGATATAAGAAAACGCAAGGAGGCGATAAGGAGGATACGGGAGTTCCTCGGCTTCGAGAGGAACGGTCACAGGAGAAAACTGCTCTCGCTGATAATCCTCCGCCACATCTACGGCGTTGACCTCGACGAGAGGGCCATAGACGTCGCCAAGGTGAACCTATGGAAGGAAGCTGTAAAGCTCAGCCCCGGGGACTTCCGCTACACCAACCTGAAGGAGAGCGGACATATCCTCCCTGACCTTGAGATGAACCTCATAAACGGGAACTCGATAGTATCCCTACCGGACGATGAGGTCGTTGAGCTGATGAAGGAGTTCAAAGAGGACATAAAAGCCCTCTGGGAGAAGAGGAAGGCCTACCTCAGCGACCCCCTCAACCCCGAAGTGCTTGAAGGCATGGCCGAGATAAAGGCCCGGATAAGGCAAAAGCTCGTCGAGAAGATGAAGGAAAACGGCTGGGACTTTGAAAAACCTCTTTTCTACCCCCTGGAGTTCTTCTTCCTGTACTTCGGCGAGGACGGCGAGCCCCTACCTAAAGAAGGGCGGGGCTTCCACGGGGTCATCGGCAACCCGCCGTGGGAGAACATAAAGCCCCAGTCGAAGGAATTCGCGGCCATGCACCCGGAGATATTCGGCGAGGTAAGCAAGTTCAGCATCGAGGGGCCGAAGTTCAAGAGGCTCTTCAAGGAAAAGCTGAAAGACCCCAAAGTTAGGGCCCTCTGGGAAGACTACAAGGGCAGGATAGAGAGGCTCTCCGATTTCATACGGAACCGTTACAGCCTCTACGGCAAGGGGGACTTGGCGTATCAAAAAATCTTCCTCGAAAGGGCGATGGAGCTGTCCAAAAGAGCCGTGAACCTCCTTATTCCCTCCAACTTCCACACCGACGAGGGTGCAATGCTCCTGAGAAAGGAAATTTTTGATAAGTACTGCCTCAAGGAGCTGGTCTCCTTCGAGAACCGTGGCAACGGCTGGTTCAAGGACGTGGATTCGCGCTTCAAGTTCGACATAGTTTTCTTCACGAAGGAGAAGTGCAACAAACCGTTCAAGGCGGCCTTCTACGTTACGAGGAAGGACTACGAGGAATGGCTTGAGAAGAACGGCGGAACCTTCGAGGACTTTATCAGCTCGACAACCTTTGACTATCCCGTTGAGCTTATACCCAAGATGTCGCCGGACGTTCTTGGCGTCGTGGAGTTCAGACGGAAGGAGGACGTCTCCCTCGTTCAGAAGATAAGGGGCGACTGGAGACTCCTGAGGGAGCACGGCTGGGACATCAAGAGCGAGTTCCACATGACCAACGACAACGACCTCTTCAACACCTCCGGAAAAGGCTTAATCCTATACGAGGGCAAGATGATACACCAGTACGAGCCCTTCTTTGCCGGGCCAAGGTACTGGGTTGAGGAGCCAAAGGGCAGGGAGAGGCTTTTGAGCAAGGAGCTGAGCAGGGTTAAGAAGTTCCTCAAGGCCGAAGGAGAGCGCCTCGGCCTAAAGGGTAAAGCCCTGAGAGAATTCATAAACGAGAACTTCGAGCTGGCGAGGGAGAACTTTGAAAAAGGGATTTTCAAGCTCGACTACGAAGAGTACAGGCTGGCTTACAGGGCGATAGCATCTTCAACTAATGAAAGGACATTAATAAGTACCGTCCTTCCAAAGAAGGTCTTCACGGGAAACTCCCTCAACTACTTCAAGCCCTTCCGCTACGTCATAAAAGATGGAAAAATTGTTCAGGAAAGGATACCTTACGAAGAAGTCCTTTACCTCATAGCCCTCCTAAACAGCTTCGTTCTGGACTACTACATACGGCAGAGGGTCTCTGCAAACCTCAATATGTTCTACATATACGAGCTCCCTGTTCCAGAGGTTGAGCCTGAACTCAAGTTACGGGTCATCGAGCTCGCCTTCAGGTTGCTTTACAGGAAAGGCCACTATGACGAGATGGCGAAGGAGCTCGGGTTAAGGGCCGAAGAAACCACCGACGAAGACGAGCGCAGGGAAATAAGGGCCGAGCTTGAGGCGGTAATAGCGAGGGACGTCTTCGGTCTGACGAGGAGGGAAATGGAGTACCTGCTCTCAACGTTCGTCTACGGCAACCCGGACAGAAAGCTGATGGAGATGATACTTGAGGGGATGTGAGCCGGCTGGCCTCTTTTGTCTTTATTTTCGATAAAAACCATGGGGGAATAAAAGAAACTCGGAGGTCACTCCACGACCTTTGAGTTCCACTCCTCAAGGAGCTCCTTGGCGGAGTTTGCGGCGATAGCACCCTGACCCACAGCCACAGCAATCTGTTTGAAGACGTTGGTTATGTCTCCAGCTGCAAAGATGCCCTTCACCTTGGTGCGCATGTGCATGTCCACCGGGATGTAGCCGTACTCGTCGGTTATGCCGAGGTGCTTGACGAAGTCCGTCTTCGGCTCGTAGCCGATGAATATGAAGACCCCATCGACCTTCATCTCTGTCTCTTCCCCGGTTACGCGGTTCTTCAGCTTCACTGCCTCGACCTTGTTCTCCCCGATTATCTCGGTCACGACAGTGTTGAGTATCGTCGGAATGCCGCTCTCCTTGAACCTGTCCTGGAGTATCTTGTCCGCCCTGAACTGGTCGCGCCTGTGGACGAGGGTCACGTCAACGCCTATGCTTTTCAGATACAGTGCCTCCTGTAGTGCCGTGTTTCCGCCGCCCACAACGATGACCTTCTTGCCCTTGAAGAGCGGGCCGTCGCAGGTGGCGCAGTAGGAAACGCCCCTTCCGGTCAGCTCCTCCTCTCCAGGGACGTGGAGCTTTCTCGGCGCGGCACCGACCGCTATGATTATCGTCTTCGCTTTGTACTCCTTGCCGTTCTTGGTTCTGACCGCAAATTTGCACGGACCCTCGTAGTAGGCGCACTCCGTGGGGTCTATCCTCTCGACCTCGTCGAAGACTATATCAACGCCGAGGTTCTTGACCTGCTCGTGCATCCTGCTGGTCAGCTCGGAACCGCTTATCTGGAGGAAGCCGGGGTAGTTCTCTATGAGATCCGTTAGGGCCATGTTTCCTCCGAGGTCCTTGCTGAGTATCAGGGTCTCAAGGCCGAAGCGTTTGGCGTATATCGCCGCGGTAAAGCCTGCTGGGCCGGCACCGATGATCAGCACGTCCCAGGTCTTGTTCTCGTATTCACCCCCGCGTGAAAAGCCACCAAGGCTGAACATCTCTCCCACCTCCGGTTCTTAACCTTGGGTTGAATATTTAAAAACATTGCCACCCGAATTTGGGTACTCAGACCACAACCTCGGCCCTGATAGTCCCTTCGGGAATCCCTTCTGAGGGCTCGACCCTGAGGATTGTTGAGTCATGGACGTCCTTTCCGAAGGGGACATCTAACGTTAGCTCCAGCGTATACTCGCCGTGTCCCTCGATGAAGACCTTTCTCCCCAAGAGTTGGGCAAAGTGTCTCGGATCTGTTGCTTTTCTGTGGCAGATTATCACCAGCTTCTCCCTCAGGAACTCCTTCCGGAACTCGGTGCTTTCCCGTGTCTCGGCGAGTTTCTCAACGACTTTTGGTTTCTTTGTTTTCAGCTCAATCCTCGCTCCCCTGCACTTCTGCACCGTAGTGTAAAGCTTCCCGGAAAATCCCCATTCGTTCAGCTCAATCCTTGCGTGGGCGAATTCCATATCCTTCGAGACCTCCAGGGACCCCTTACCGATCTCAAAGTCATAGGATGGAATTATGGGTACAATCAGGATGTCCTTGAATTCAGGCTCGGTGATGAGATATGCGGGCACGTCTATTAGTGCCTCCTCGTCCTTCCCCATTATCAGCGTAAACCTCTCCGGTTTCAGCTCTATTTTCTCCCCTTCAAATTCGCTCCTCCCGGTGAACTTCCGGTCGACGTGGTAGCTTCTGCTCCTGCCGGAGCTCGACCAGTATCCCCTGAGAGTTAGCCTTCCCTTGACGAGCATCATCCTCCTCGGAAGGATTAGCGTATTCTCCCTTATCTCTATCTTTTTTAGCAGCTCTTCGGCAGTTCGTTTCGCGTTTTTCTGCTGGACGTAGCCAAGGAGAAGTGCCCCCACGATGATGGCAATTATCAGAAGGAAAAAGATAATCCCCGGATCCATGAGACCACCAAAGACGGTTGTCCCTGTGGAAGGATAAATCTTTTCCCTTCAGACCAGCGATACCTCCCGGTCTAGGAGGAGGTGCAGGGTGTAGCCGCTGAAGGCGGCGAAGCCGACGTAGAGTCCCTCACCTCTCGCCATGCTCAGGCCGTACTCCACCATTATGAAGGCCAGAGCGCCGTATATGGCCGCGAAGAGCAGGGAGTGGACTATCCCTCTGTGCTTGGGCATTATCACAGTGAAGCCGTACCATGCTATGACCCCTGCCAGCGTCCCAACTCCCCACGCGGCGGCAACGTTGAGAGGCTCTCCCCCGAGGTTTATGGAGCCAAGGCTCTGCATGAAGACGGCGCTCCCGACTGCTACAGCTACTATCGGCTTCGTCCCGCGGTGTATCAGGGCGTTGGGGTGGTCCATGTCGGGCAAATCCGCCCCCAGGACGTAGAGGGCGTAGCCTATCACCATGGCGAAAGTGCTGATGGTGAATGGTATTCCCGCGTAATCCCTGAGCACGAAGGCGATAAAAACGGTGAGCGGGTAGGAAACTATGCCGCTCAGGAGGTGGGCGTCGTAGTTCGGCATTGCCCCTCACTCTTCGCTCTCTTCCGTCTCTTCGCCCTCTTCAAGGAACTTCCTCACGTACTCAGGAACCTTGTAGTTGCCCTTGGGGTCCCCGACCAGAAAGCCCAGCCTTATTAACTCGTTGAGCTGGTCGTAGACCTGTATTCCCGGCCGCTTAACCACCTTGGCTATCTGAATGTAGCTCACCGGTCCGCCGTTGAACTCGTGGACTATCGCCTCCACCAGGTCCTTGTAGTCCTTCGGAATCCTCGTCAGGTATTCTTCGAGGCTCTTCGGCTCCTCAAGGATGGTCGTGACAACATAGTCATCTATCGGGTCGAACTTGTGTTTGGCAGCCTCACTCAGGACGTAGTGGAGGAGCCTTAGAATCTGCCTCGGGTTGCCCTTCCCGAGCTCGTGGATGAGCTTTACCGCCTCTTCCGTGAACGGGTACAGCGGATCGTCGGTGTCCCGTGTCCTCACGAGGTTGAGCCTTTTCTTGACGAGCTCGTAGGCTTCATCCAGGCTCATCGGGCGGAGCTTGAACTCGTAGTGGAGGCGCATGAAGAAGGCCGGGAAAATCCTGGAGTACTCCTCATATGCCTCGGGAACGCAGGCAAAGGCAACGATACAGCCCTGGGGCATGTTGCTGATGAAGTGCCTGAGCATCTCAAAGAACTGTATTTTCTCCCTCTCGCTCGCTGTCTGCATGTTCTCCAGCTCGTCCAGGAGGAGGGCGCAGTAGGGATATTTCCCCATCTGCTCGGTCAAAAGCTCTGCTATGTCCCTGCTCTTGTACTCGTCCCTGTCGCTCAGCATCTTCTCAAGCCTGTCTATGAAGCCGAGCTTCCTTGATAGGTTTTCGAGGAAGATGTTCGTCCTGCTCTTCGGCGGCTTGAGGGCGTAGAAGATGTCGCGCGTGAGCTTGAGGATGTCGTTCGTGTCAACCTTAACGTAGATGGCCTTTCCCCTGTTCTCCTCTATGGCCTTGGCTATGGTCTTGAGCCTCTGGGTCTTGCCCATCCCGAGGGGGCCGACTATGCTCAGCGCTATGGAGCTCTTGTTGCCTATTACTTCAGACACTATCATCTGGATGCGCATGTCTATTTCCTGATAGACGTGAATGCTCTCGACGTCGGCTATTCCCTCACTCGCAAGCTGCTCAAAGGGGTTTCGAGAAAGACCGTAAACTTCGTATGACTGGTAGGGATAAAGCTTAAGGCTACTCGCTCCCATTTTAACCCACCGCATAGTTTAGGAACGCGAAATATAAAAACTTGTCCATCGGTGAGCGGAGATGACGATTCTTCTCGTTACGGCACCCCAGGGGAGGGAAGGCGACGCGATACTTGAGCTTGAATGGGCTCTGGAAAGGGTTCGGGTTAAGGGAACGGACTGGAGGGGGGTTCTTATAGCCGAGACGCCCCTGCCGAAGGGAGAGGCCCTTGAGAAGCTTAAGAACTTCGAGACCCAGGCGATACAGCGCGTTGTCCCCCTCCACCTCATCGTCCCCGCCAGGTGGGATGAGATTGAAAGGGCCGTCCTTGAAGTGGCGGAAAGAATAGACGGCACCTTCGCCGTCCGCGCCAAGGTCAGGGGAAACAAGGGGCTGTCCCAGAGGGAGCTTGAAGTAAAGCTGGGTTCGCTTATAGTGGAAGCCTTCGGCCTAAAAGTCAACCTCAGCGACCCGGACTACACCGTCGCCGTCGAGGTGCTGGGGAAAAAGGCCGGAATCGGGCTGGTGATGAGGGGCGAACTGCTCCGCTTTGATGTGGTGGAGTGAAACCTAAAATAGGATGACGTCCAATTCATATACATGAACTTCAGGCATGTTTCGTACATCGTTGTGGCGCTGGTGGTGGCCTCGTCCCTCCTTCTCATCCTCAAGCCCTACCTCCCCTGGAGGGGGGTGGGCGAGACCATTTCTGGGGAGGCCATAGCCCTGCCGGAGCCCAGGTTGGACTCAGAGGTCAGCGTCGAGGAAGCGATAGCGAGGCGGAGGAGCATACGCTCCTACAGGGACGAGCCCGTAACCCTTGGCCAGCTCTCCCAGCTCCTCTGGGCGGCACAGGGAATAACGGCCCAGCGAACCAAGTTTCGGGCATCGCCCAGTGCGGGGGCGACGTATCCCTTCGAGGTCTATGTGGTGGCAGGGAACATTGAAGGTCTTACCCCGGGCGTGTACCGCTACGACCCGTTCAACCACACCCTCGTGTTGGTGAAGACCGGCGATTACAGAAAAGCCCTCCAGGATGCCGCCCTCGACCAGCGGTGGGTTGGGGATGCACCCCTCAGCTTAGTCCTCGTGGCCTTCTATGAGAGGACGACCTCCAGATACGGTGAGCGTGGGGTGAGGTACGTCCACATGGAGGCGGGGCACATAGGCCAGAACATATACCTCCAGGCGACTGCCCTGAACCTCGGAACCGTCGCAGTCGGTGCCTTCTACGACGAGGGTGTTGCGGAGATACTGGGAACGGAAGGTGCCCCCCTTTACATCTTCCCGGTGGGTGTTCCAAATGGTTAGCTTTGACCACTACACCCTTGGCTACCTGAGCTTTGCCCTCATGAGCCTCGCCATGCTGAGCGGGGCGTTTATCTTTATCTCCAAGCGCAGGGATGCCTGGATAAAGGTTCACATCGTCATCAGCATCGTTGCCTACATTGTGATGGCCCTTGCGATATGGCTCGTTAGATGAACCTAAAGCTTATTTAGGCGAGTGCCCTATCGCTGTTCGATGGAAATGTACGACGTCAACGAGGTAGTTGAGTTCCTCTCAAGGCTGAACTACAGGGAAGCGCTGGCCTACTGGATAGAGGGTGAGAAGAAGGAGGCGAGATTTTACCGCGAGCTCGCCAGACGTGCGAGGAACCTTGGTTTGGGCGAGGAACTGGTGGAAACCTTTGAGAAGCTGGCCGAGGATTCTCTGAACCATGCATCGGAGCTTGAGATGAGTTTCAGGGAGACCTACGGGGAGGTTCCGGGAAGCGACCTTCCGCCCATTGAGGTTCTCCCGGTTCTCGATGAGCTTGAGCGGGCTGACCAGCTTCCCGAGGTCATCCGCGCTGCAATGGAAAGCGAGCTGATAGCCCACGAGTCGTACAGGCTTCTCTCCGAGAAGGCTGACGACCCCGAGCTGAGGAAGCTCTACTCCAAGCTTGCCGATGTTGAGTGGGGCCACTACGAACTGCTCCGCCAGAGGTATCATGAATTGGTAAAGGAAAAATCCTGAAATCTCGAAATCCGATTCAAAAGGTCCTCCATTTTTGATATATCCTTTGAGAAGCAGCTGATTGTTTCAAACGCCTTTTATAGACGGTTGTGCCAAAGCCCGTATAAAACCTCCCGGGTACATTGGGTTGAGGTGAGTGAGATGGTTGATCTTGAGGGTGTCTCTCTCCTTAGGGAGCTTCCCCTGAAGGAGCTTCTCGCTTACTGGATATCCCTTGAAGGGGATAAGGCCCTTCTCTACGAAAAGCTGTCTGAGAAGGCGAAGGGCATGGAGATTGAGGGTGCCGTCTGTGACATGTTCAAGCTCCTCTCTCAGGAGGCGAGACGGCACGAAAGAAAGCTCAGGAACCTTTACACCCGGAACTTTGAGGGGGATATCCCCACAGTTAACGGGCCCTCATTGGAGGAGCTCTCCGACATAAGGGAACTTGAGAGTGAAAACGACGTGTTCGCGGTCCTCAAATGTGCCCTTGAGCTTGAGGAAGTCGCGGAGAAGATATACTCAATTCTGGCGGAGAAGGCCGACGACGAAACGATGAAGGCGGTGTTCCTGTACCTGGGCTCGACGGAGAGGCTCCACGAAAGGGCTGTGGAATCCCTCATCAGGGATTACAGGTACCACAATGGAATAAAAGAGGGTGTGAAGGCTTAGCTCACGCTAGCCTTCGGACTCCACTGCCTCCTTCACTTCTTTTTTGAAGAGCTCCTTCGCCTCCGGTGGCTCCTCGATGAGGTTGTCGCTGTACTTGTCGTAGTCGGCTATGAGGAACTCCTCGCTCATCCTGAGCGCCTTAACGGCCTTTTCCTCGCCGGGGAACTTCTTGCCGGGGCAAACGTCAACACAGAGGGCGCAGAACATGCAGCGCGAGACGTAGTGCCGTATCTTCTTGAGCTCCGGAATCCACTCCATGGCATCCGCCGGGCAGACCAGGATGCACAGCCTGCAGCCGATGCACCTCTCGGGGGTGTAGACCAGCTTGCCCCTGAAGTCCTCGGGAACCGGGACCGGCGGGTTTATCTGGACCTCTCCCTTTTGGACTTTTTCTATCAGCTCCGTTACGTTCGCCGGAGCGTGCTTGACGGGGAAGGGATTCGTGGCCGGCTTCTTAACGAGCTGCTTTAGGAGGACGAACATCATCTTGTTGACCATGCTTCACACCCCCAGCCATACCAGCACGAGTCCCACGAGGGCGATTATGTTGACGTAGACCCAGAACACCCTGGATGCCTGCTCTATCCTGAACCTGGCGAAGGACGTCCTGACCAGCGTTATGGCAAGCAGGTATATCACCAGCACCTTGAAGAGGAACCACAGCGCCTCTATTACATAGTACGCTGTTCCGGTGAGACCCAGGTTCAGTATGCTCGTCAGCGTGAACGGGAAGAACAGCACGACCTCTAAGGCAGCCATGGCGAAACCCCTGACGGCATCGGAGAGGTAGAACAGTGCCAGGTTCCTCCCGCTGTACTCCGCGAGCATACCCTCACATATCTCCGTTTCTGCCTCTGCTATGTCGAAGGGCAGCTTCGCCAGCTCCGCAGGTGTGACTGCCAGAAGGGCTATTAGAAGTAGCAGCACTCCCATGGCAGCGAGCGGACCCGCGACGCCCCACACCGGTGTGCTCGCTATGGTGGTCAGTGAGAAGCTCCTGTAGAGCATGGCGAAACCCACTATAACCGTAGCCAGTGGCATCTCGTAGCTCATCATGAGCACCATTTCCCTCTGCGCACCCACCGATGAGAACGGACTGCCCGAGGCAAATCCGCCTATGGCCATTGCGAGGGACTGCAGCGTGAGCAGGTAGAGTATGACGATTAAGTCTCCGTAGCCCTCCAGCGGGGCCTTGAGCACTCCGAAGGGTATGTAGAGAAGCAGGGTCATCGAGGCCGCGAAGGAAACTATCGGCATTGCGTTGAATATCCATGCTATCGCGTTCTCCGGAACGACGGTCTCCTTGAGGAGCAGCTTTCCGACGTCCCAGAAGGGCTGTCTTATGGGCGGGCCTATCCTGGAGGTCAGCCTCGCCGAGAAGCGTCTGTCTATACCCTTGTAGACCAGCCCGAGGAAGACTCCCAGCACGGGGAAGGTGAACGCGTAAATGAGGGTCTCGGGGGTCATTCTCTCACCCCCAGCTCGTCCTTAATCCTCTTTGTTTTCTCAACCGCCTTCCTGTGGAGAGTCGCCGGGTCGATTATCCTGCCGTCCTCGTCCCTCACGACAGCTATCCTGTCGTTACAGCACATGCACGGGTCGATGTAGGCCACGACTATCGGTATGTCCGCCACCTCGGCGCCGAGGAGAAGCGGAGCCCAGGTGTTGATGTTGTTGTAGCTCGGTGCTATGACCTTCCAGACGGATGGTCCGTCCCTCTTTCCGTCGAATTTGATGTAGTGGATGACCTCACCGCGCGGTGCCTCGTGGGCTCCGATGGCCTCGCCCTGGGTTCTCCTTATCTTTGCAAGGAGCGCCACGTAGTTTGGAATTGCCATCAGCTTGCCCTCGGGCATCTCATCGAGGCAGTATTCGATGATGTCAAGGCTCTGGTCTATCTCGTAGAGCCTCACCATGGTGATGTCGTATGCGTCTCCCCTGGCCTCTCCGACGATGTCCTGCGGAACCACCGCGCGGACGTCTATGTCGGCGTATGCGTCGTACGGTATGTCCTGCCTGATGTCCATCCTTACTCCAGCGGCCCTTGCCACCGGCCCGACGGCGTTCAGCTCAAGCGCCATCTTCTTGGAAAGCTGGG
This window of the Thermococcus thermotolerans genome carries:
- a CDS encoding ATPase — encoded protein: MGASSLKLYPYQSYEVYGLSRNPFEQLASEGIADVESIHVYQEIDMRIQMIVSEVIGNKSSIALSIVGPLGMGKTQRLKTIAKAIEENRGKAIYVKVDTNDILKLTRDIFYALKPPKSRTNIFLENLSRKLGFIDRLEKMLSDRDEYKSRDIAELLTEQMGKYPYCALLLDELENMQTASEREKIQFFEMLRHFISNMPQGCIVAFACVPEAYEEYSRIFPAFFMRLHYEFKLRPMSLDEAYELVKKRLNLVRTRDTDDPLYPFTEEAVKLIHELGKGNPRQILRLLHYVLSEAAKHKFDPIDDYVVTTILEEPKSLEEYLTRIPKDYKDLVEAIVHEFNGGPVSYIQIAKVVKRPGIQVYDQLNELIRLGFLVGDPKGNYKVPEYVRKFLEEGEETEESEE
- a CDS encoding metal-dependent hydrolase: MPNYDAHLLSGIVSYPLTVFIAFVLRDYAGIPFTISTFAMVIGYALYVLGADLPDMDHPNALIHRGTKPIVAVAVGSAVFMQSLGSINLGGEPLNVAAAWGVGTLAGVIAWYGFTVIMPKHRGIVHSLLFAAIYGALAFIMVEYGLSMARGEGLYVGFAAFSGYTLHLLLDREVSLV
- a CDS encoding ornithine aminotransferase, which encodes MVVRPNVKELPGPKAKEIIEKNFEALAYTTQDPETLPIVIDHGDGILVYDVDGNVLYDFGSGVGVLNVGHTHPRVVEAIKRQAEKFTHFALNDFFYENAITLANKLAELAPGDFPKKVVYQNSGAEANEAMMKLVKYGTGRKRFIAFYHAFHGRTQAVLSLTASKWVQQDRFFPTMPGVEHIPYPNPYRNPWHIDGYAEPDELVNRVIEFIEEYVFRHVPPEEVGAIVFEPIQGEGGYVVPPKNFFKELKKLADNYGILLADDEVQMGVGRTGKFWAIEHFGIAPDTIQFGKAIGGGIPLAGVVHRADIAFDKPGRHASTFGGNPVAIAAGLEVVEIVKELLPHVQEVGDYLHRYLKELEEKYEVIGDARGLGLAQAVEIVKSKDTKEKNPELRDRIVKEAVKRGLILLGCGDNSIRFIPPLTISKEEIDVAMEIFEESLKKALG
- a CDS encoding SAM-dependent methyltransferase, whose amino-acid sequence is MVRLAGIDEKVLHDYLHDIDVLCSMDFKITPALSQELSEKLKTTNARKYVELLPHSKPEVLLSEFLFKPILGIIGVEFSPEVRLDERGWVDYVFRKGVTNPVAVELKAMHKTSGKRVRLEELYRKLREEFERTRDNQIVKYLRSGIVDYVVLTNLEEVYYFNREAVIEFEPFHRESFEEFIRDLISIEDLWEVARRKEDKTPKQNLDKEFFEDLKGWHRALLKLRWKSDNPSEAIVHLINKFIFIRTLEDYGLIPFRFVRDAYEEAERKWSPKGAKKVLEVFFREIDDWFYLYYDTELFQKSVLDYLEDDKENIESFDKRLRLILGLKGWGGMFQRGLLYYNFRQIDEDIFGKAYETFLAERRKQQGIYYTPKEITQYMAKRLVDELFGPIKDRLLEVLSSAQFDEDRAWELAKRLVSIAIIDPACGSGSFLIKVLREIYRVYDEIEVKTRWATDMSNILSEPEDIRKRKEAIRRIREFLGFERNGHRRKLLSLIILRHIYGVDLDERAIDVAKVNLWKEAVKLSPGDFRYTNLKESGHILPDLEMNLINGNSIVSLPDDEVVELMKEFKEDIKALWEKRKAYLSDPLNPEVLEGMAEIKARIRQKLVEKMKENGWDFEKPLFYPLEFFFLYFGEDGEPLPKEGRGFHGVIGNPPWENIKPQSKEFAAMHPEIFGEVSKFSIEGPKFKRLFKEKLKDPKVRALWEDYKGRIERLSDFIRNRYSLYGKGDLAYQKIFLERAMELSKRAVNLLIPSNFHTDEGAMLLRKEIFDKYCLKELVSFENRGNGWFKDVDSRFKFDIVFFTKEKCNKPFKAAFYVTRKDYEEWLEKNGGTFEDFISSTTFDYPVELIPKMSPDVLGVVEFRRKEDVSLVQKIRGDWRLLREHGWDIKSEFHMTNDNDLFNTSGKGLILYEGKMIHQYEPFFAGPRYWVEEPKGRERLLSKELSRVKKFLKAEGERLGLKGKALREFINENFELARENFEKGIFKLDYEEYRLAYRAIASSTNERTLISTVLPKKVFTGNSLNYFKPFRYVIKDGKIVQERIPYEEVLYLIALLNSFVLDYYIRQRVSANLNMFYIYELPVPEVEPELKLRVIELAFRLLYRKGHYDEMAKELGLRAEETTDEDERREIRAELEAVIARDVFGLTRREMEYLLSTFVYGNPDRKLMEMILEGM
- the trxB gene encoding thioredoxin-disulfide reductase; the encoded protein is MFSLGGFSRGGEYENKTWDVLIIGAGPAGFTAAIYAKRFGLETLILSKDLGGNMALTDLIENYPGFLQISGSELTSRMHEQVKNLGVDIVFDEVERIDPTECAYYEGPCKFAVRTKNGKEYKAKTIIIAVGAAPRKLHVPGEEELTGRGVSYCATCDGPLFKGKKVIVVGGGNTALQEALYLKSIGVDVTLVHRRDQFRADKILQDRFKESGIPTILNTVVTEIIGENKVEAVKLKNRVTGEETEMKVDGVFIFIGYEPKTDFVKHLGITDEYGYIPVDMHMRTKVKGIFAAGDITNVFKQIAVAVGQGAIAANSAKELLEEWNSKVVE